In one Flavobacteriales bacterium genomic region, the following are encoded:
- a CDS encoding YjgP/YjgQ family permease has product MKTLHKFIVSSYLGPFFLTFFIAVFVLLMQTLWKYIDDLVGKGLEWYIIVELMIYWAAYLVPLALPLAILFSSIMTFGSIAEHSELVALKAAGISVKKVMSPLIVTSLIISCIAFYFSNNIWPVINLKQASLLHDVTKKKPTLNIKEGVFYKGLDGYTMRVGSKSKDGKILKDIIIYDYMDLAENKRVITAETGKMAFSENESHMLFTLYNGYSYTEGIGKKDPLKYRRSDFEEQTMIFDVSAFQFNREEEELFKGGYRMLNLSQLSDAVDSLRIQLDHGKTDFAKIMKKNYDYTNIDLSNANDTMENILSPMNIADQVKTIDAAQNLARGGLGYMEANKRTLKSRLRNIRLYLIEWHGKFTLSFACLILFFVGAPLGAIIKKGGLGLPMVCSVFIFVCFHVIRTTGRKLALDGTLTPLEGMWLAPAIILPLGLFLTAKATSDSIIFDRAWYNKKLKLITGRK; this is encoded by the coding sequence TTTATTGCTGTGTTTGTATTACTAATGCAAACCCTTTGGAAATATATTGACGATTTAGTTGGGAAAGGTCTTGAATGGTATATAATCGTTGAGTTAATGATATACTGGGCGGCTTATCTTGTACCTCTTGCCCTGCCTCTTGCTATATTATTTTCTTCGATAATGACTTTTGGCAGTATTGCCGAACACTCCGAGCTAGTCGCCCTTAAGGCAGCAGGTATATCAGTAAAGAAGGTAATGTCTCCGTTAATAGTTACATCCCTTATAATTAGCTGTATTGCATTCTATTTTTCGAATAATATATGGCCTGTAATCAATTTAAAACAAGCTTCTCTTCTTCATGATGTCACTAAGAAAAAGCCCACACTAAATATAAAAGAGGGCGTTTTCTATAAAGGCTTGGATGGTTACACCATGCGCGTTGGTAGTAAGAGTAAAGATGGCAAGATATTGAAAGACATAATTATTTACGACTACATGGACCTTGCCGAAAACAAACGAGTAATTACAGCTGAGACCGGGAAAATGGCATTTTCCGAAAATGAAAGTCACATGCTCTTTACATTATATAACGGCTATAGTTATACTGAAGGAATAGGAAAAAAAGATCCGTTAAAATACAGGCGAAGCGACTTCGAAGAACAAACAATGATCTTTGATGTTTCAGCCTTTCAATTTAATCGAGAGGAAGAAGAATTGTTCAAAGGAGGGTATCGGATGCTGAACTTAAGTCAACTTAGTGATGCCGTAGACTCTTTGAGAATACAACTAGACCATGGAAAAACTGACTTCGCCAAAATAATGAAGAAAAATTACGACTACACGAATATAGATCTCAGCAATGCAAACGATACGATGGAGAATATTTTATCGCCAATGAACATAGCGGATCAAGTAAAAACTATTGATGCCGCTCAAAATTTAGCAAGAGGTGGATTAGGTTATATGGAAGCAAATAAAAGAACGCTTAAGAGTAGGCTCAGAAATATCCGTCTCTATTTAATTGAATGGCATGGAAAATTCACTCTATCCTTCGCTTGTCTAATTCTCTTTTTCGTAGGAGCTCCACTCGGAGCAATAATAAAAAAAGGCGGACTAGGATTACCAATGGTCTGTTCTGTTTTTATTTTTGTCTGCTTTCATGTAATAAGAACAACAGGGAGGAAACTTGCTTTAGACGGAACCCTTACACCACTTGAAGGGATGTGGTTAGCGCCAGCTATTATTTTACCACTTGGTTTATTTCTCACAGCCAAGGCTACTTCCGACTCTATCATTTTTGATAGAGCCTGGTATAATAAAAAGTTAAAGCTCATTACGGGCAGAAAGTAG